TTGAAGACCCAGGGGAATACACTTGCCCTAAGAGGTTTTAGTCCATTGAGAAATCACTAGTCCAGAGAGACGTTTCTTGTTCTATGAGAACATTGTCCCGAGAGAACGTTCTATTCccaatattatttattaatccTGAGAGAAGGTACAACGGCCAAGTGAAGTTATGGTTCTGGGAGATTTTAATCTCAAGAGAAGTTACGAGATAATGTTCTATTCCCAAGTGAAGGTCCTAGTCCCAAGAGGTTTTAGTCTTGAGAAAAATTTAGGGTCACAAAAGAAGGCTGTAATACCGAGAAGGTTCTAGTCCCAAGGAAAGGTTTTAGTCTTGAGAGAAGGTATGATTCCAAAGAGAGGTTTCTGGTGCCCACAGTCCAGAGAAAATGTTGTAATCTTAAAATACACTTCTAAACCTGAAATAAGGTACTTGTTCTCACAATAGGTTCTAGTCCAAGAGAAGATTTTAGTGTATCCTGTCTTACCTTCTTGATAAAGTACCCTCGGAAAGTGACGTCCTGGCTGGTCCGATGAGGGATGGCTATGGGTGCAATGTTGGCCAGCCTTTGTGTCTCGTGGATGACAGCGTCTGTGAAGGGCAAGTTCTTGCGGTCTTCTACGTGGACCTGACGATCCCCGATCACTCTGCTCAGCTCCTCATGGACCTTTTCTACAGGAGAGAACCAGGCCTTCAGGTTCTGATGCATAGGACATCAGGGCTGCTTCTTGTCTTACCTTGGATATCAGGATACTTGGCCATGAGGAGAAGAGACCACCTAAGTGTGGCAGCTGTGGTGTCCGTGCCAGCAGCAAAAAGGTTCTGAACTGTCCACATCAGATTTTCATCATGGAAGTAACTGTTGGTGATCCCGCTCTCCTGAATGGACCACAAGACCACTCGTCAACATCACGATGAGCAAGactatgtagggactttgaatacaTCACAAGCTATATAACAGTGCATCcagtaaaaaaatcatactgttTATTTTACTTCCTCACTGTAGAACAACCATTTTATAAAATCAGTGTTTTAGAAGTTTGGAACCACCGGGACCTTTCATACAGTTGGCATCCCTTCTAAACTGAGCAATGAAAGGAGGATGGCATCAGTCAGAGAGGTGACCAAGATCCTGATAACCACTCTCCTAGAGCTTCATCATTCCCCTGTAAAAAGAGGAGAACCATCTAATCCACCAGTCAGTAGAGTGGCCAGATTAATGCCAGTCCTCGGTAAAAGTAATTTGGGATTTTACCAAAAGGCATCTGAGGGACTTTCAGACCGCAAGAGACCAAAATCTCTCTCTGGTTCGACCAGACAACTATTGAGTTCTTTGGCATGAATACCAGGCAGCGTGTTTCGAAGAATCATCTTTTTCAGACTAGTCAAGATTGAGCAAAAGAAGAATGCAGCATTGTACAGCAACATCCAGGATGAAAACTTGCTCTGTTGCACTCTTGACCTCAGACTGGGCCAAATGTTCAGCTTTCAACAATTCATCGACCCGAAGCAGGCAGCCAAGCTATGAAAGGAGTGGCCCATGTAATCAGATCCCAAACTAGAATCCAACTGAATATCTCTACGGATCTCAATCTCTCAAAAGGCTGTGTGGAATGATGAGACGTGCTGCAAAGACGAAAGGGCCAAACTGACCAGAGACTGGTGTGCTAGACTGGAGGCATCATATTCAAAGAGACTCAAAGGCTGTTATTGTTGCCAAATTTGCATCAGATTTATAGTCATTTTTACTCCAAACAGTACAATTTCGGGGAACTTTAAAGTTGGTATAGTTGAACGCTTTAACGACCGTTGGAGGATTTACAGTTTGTTAGTCTCTTTTGAACCTGCACCACTTTTGTCTTCTCACCTCCAAGTGTTGCTTTCGGACAAAGAAGGATTCCACCAGGCTTCTGCACGCGAGTGGATTGAGGCTTTCCCTCAGTCGGCTGAATATCTCCAGATTCTTTCTCCCGTAGTCAGCTGTCAGTTTGAAGAATTCCTTGTTCTGTGACAGTCTCTTGCCGAGCCATGGGAACAAGTTGTATACCTGAGGGGAAAGCATTCAGATCACAGTGATGCGGATCAGTATGAGGGTGAGGAGCTACACAGTGAAACGTAAATTTAAAGGCCTGGAGAAGATCTGAATGGTAAAATCGTCTGTATGGCGTATAACTTGACTTCGAGTATAAGTATACAGCTATTCCAGTGATTCTATATTCATTACCTGGGCAGACGGTGAGCCCACCAGCTGGATTTTCCGGTTCATACCATCCACCATGGCGTTGAACTCTGGATCCTTGTAGTCGAACCTGTTCCCGTACACGATGGAGCAGATGATGTTGGAGACGGCGTAGTTGATTGGCTGCGTGGTGTCGAAGGCTTCGCCtagaatacaaaaaaacatgcctcattttgacatttatgttttgagatcctcatttgagaatttTGGATGTCATTCGTGTGCCTTAAAGCAGGTTGTCTGGTTTCTTGGTGCAATACCACGCAACAATGTTTTCTCAACCTTAAATGATAAAGAAGAGTTCTCAGTAGGAGATGTGGCGCAGTTCCTCAATATGACCGCGTACCACCAACTGACGAGTAGACCATTGATTCTCTACGTGTCTTGTAATAGAAAGACAATGAAATGTCTGCCATTCTGTATAAGCTCTGCTGTTGAATGGTGACCAGTCCATTCTTTGCTTAGCCGTCCGTAAAAGACAATAGTTGGATAGTTTATAGTAGTGGATTGTAAAATTCAAAAGAAAGCTTTACCTCTGAAGTTCCGAAAGACTTCCAAGAGGTGCTGGCACTCCTCAATGATTTTGTCCTCGCATGCCTTCTTTCCCATCCCGAAATCTCTGAGGTTGGTCAAAGTGAAGCGCCGCATCTCCTTCCATGACTCCCCGTTGCTCCATATGACGCCTTCAGGGTCAAAAGCAACATCAATGTGTTGTTCTTGGGAAGACGATCAAGTCTGGCTCACCGTGTCCGTCGTTGTACTGCTTCACTATGCGTAAGATATCCCTGTCTCCAAACTCTTCAGCGTGGTTTACCAGCGCTTCCTTTACCGCCTTGTAGCCAGCCAGAACCACCACCTTCTTCGAGCCAAGGTAGACGGTGAACACCGGCCCATACTTCTTGGACATCTGAAGAGGACTTGGATGCTTAGTCCTCCAATGTCAAGTCAGGTTCATTTTACAGTGTTTAGCATAGGTGGGAGTAAATCGATAAATAAACTTAACgaaaattattacatttccaAGTAAACTGAATTTGACCTTGCAAGCTGCAATTTACACTCTGCGACACTCTAAACCCAGTGGCCACAATCTTGTTGCTGGTGAGGTAATTTTGATCATTTGTTAGCagacattttggtctcataatGTCAAGGTGTCAACGGCATAATGAAGCATACTGTTGAAATCGCGATTCCGATTGAACCAGGACAATTTCTGATCCAGCCGTGGATCTAACGTTGGGAATTCGGCATCAGCTTCTTGTTGTCGAACAAGAACCCAATAATGGATAAATGTAAACATGCTAGACCTGTCAGCTAATGTAGTTCAAGACAAAGTCGAGTCATCTCTCACAAATACAAGTTTTAGAATTGGCATCTTAAGTCTGATTTGAGTCAAGTCATGTGCCTCGACACTCCCACCTCTACTATTTACAAACACAAGGAAGCAAAGGTAGTGGTGTGGACCTCCACCAGGGTCTTGTAGGGTCGCTTGAGGTCCAGCTGCAGGAGGTTCCCTAACACGGGAAGCGGTCTCGGGCCCGGAGGCTCGTTGGCAGTTTCATCCGAGCTCAAAGCGGACGAGAGCGCGTAGACAAGCAGCAGGATGAAGGTGGCCGCCAGCAGGGACGCGAAGCCTCCGCCGGGCTGAAGAAAGATATCTGCTATTCCCATTTGTGAAGCGACGAAGTCTGGAGCTGAACAACTACACTAAAATGTGAAGATGATGTGAAACTTGATACGGTGGGGAGGAGGCGGAatgggggcgggtgggggggctcGTCGAGCCGGTTCTGTGACCCACATTTAGGTCAAAGCCTTCTGTTTTTGTCAGTGTGTGCTTACAAGTGGCACGCTGCTTTCCAACATGTGTCTGATAATGACTTTGACATTAGACCCATTACTGCACTCTTATAGTCTGTCACACCAAGACAGtcgcattttttattttttgattttgaaaacaaaacataaacaacCCCATTCTTTACAGGTTTGCATTTAATCATCAAAATCATTGGCAGGCGGCGCATTTGCTACCTGGGACAAAACGTATGTAATCATATGCCACGAGAACAATTCAATAAAATAGATCATGCCAGAGATGTTGATTAATAAAACGATTTATACAGTGCCTAGAGTTGCACTATGGAGTCCGCCATGAGCCGCCCTATGCTATTTAAAAACTTGAGCGCCTTCTCTTACATCAGCAGTTATCTGGTGCAATATGGACGTGCAGTTAGCAATGCCTGTGACataaaaatgcatcttcccttcGGATACTCCACTTGCGTGGCCGATTTAGAGCACCTTGTTGTTGGATGTGGGTGTGCACACATCCATCAGAGAAAAACTAAAgagtgtggagttttttttttttgtttttttgtttttttttttagtttggccTGACAGTGTGTGGATGGGTGGTTCAGGTTAGCGTGGCCGCTTTAAAAACCCTGCAACGACTCATGAGGTGGAGCTTCACCATTATGAAAGCTTATAAActtatatgatttaaaaaaaaaatcattcaagtttggcagggttgttaacaacactcaCTATAATGTGCGATTTACAAGAtgtttcactttacagggactttaaaCGTTCCAGctctgagttttgtttttttccttgtggTGTGTGCAGCCTGGACAACACGAAAATGACTCATTTCCATAGTTTTATAGTTTTTGTGCATGGTACGTTGTTTACATTATCATCGAGCCCTGCTTCGGAGTTTTGTCCCTCTTTTGCAGTGACTTCTATGTGCCTCCAGAGGTCACCATTCCGATTGACTGCCCCACTCCAGGGTAATTTACATAATCGTTTTAAAGGGCCactctcatgaaatgcatgatttttagtatgttattaatgaaaaaacggcagccggtatggacccatctgttttttcaccacaaaacatgattttgacatatggctttttgtaactcccgccatgaaaatcctctcgagggatttgtttttcgagaagaaggaggaagtgacatATGGGGCAGGATCGCCCTCAAGCGGacttgtttctattagttttacctgcgggaaggtagctcgctgttccttcgttttagctaaaatgccggctcgttgcattgctggatattcctcgaacactcaggaggatggatttacccatcagaagtttccaagagacccgattcatcgtgaaaaatggattgcacaggtgcaaaggacgagagctttgtgggttccaaatgacaggtaggtgtgtatacagctactaaaaaaaaaaaaaaaaacaattgttggagggggcgtaatctgtaaatcaggggtgctaaatgtgtcgatgtgcgcatcggaaggcttccgtgcagcagccgctgaaggacggcctccgtggccggggtggctcatcttagccgcggaagtggatcggacgggaggcggtttggcatttatccgcatatcatctaaatatggctcgaaacaataaggtaatatactcccagtaacttcactcggttgtgagatgttctcttcttcgaaaagagcatccgtgtcagaaggagaGTGTTCGTCTCCACACAGTGGAGAACCCTAAccgcacagcgtgttttcaatggcgaatgtccggggtgacgtcggGCACGAGATGCGACCAATACGGCgaacacttggatgtcgaatgacacttctgtgctcatatttattttttcatatagacattgaagtgaataatcttatatgtatttttcattacaatatctattttaaaatgtttattgggatgacagTTAACCATTAAAGCCAAAGGGTTAGCAGAGCTGCATTGGTGGCAAAGTGAACTCGTGAGAATACCGCACAATCCTGGGCTTTGATTTCCCTTTTCATTAAACTTTACGCCCAGCAGGGGGCGCTCTGATTCAATTTAAGCAGCGTCATCGTCAAAGCTCAGTCGTCACTTTGCAACACAAATGCATTTAAATGCACATCAACATTTACTGATGGACTTGAAGTgactaaaattattttattttacaatcgTACGTAACAACCATTTTTTCAAGACATTATGCATGTTTACAACTGTGTGCTGAATTCAATAAActgaaaaatgtgaagaaaaagagaTCAAACCAACAGCTGTGAGAAAAAACAACGTTCCTATTCATTGCAGGTATAACACTTGTTAACGCCTAAAACCTGCAAACTAACCAATCGCAGAGCAGCGTCGGACAGCGTCCCGCCCCTCATTGTTGGCTCGGCCAATGGGAAGGGAGCCAGCCACAGAGATCGATAGCGACTCTGCAACAGTGAGAGGCGAGTCGCATCGTCTCCTCACTCACCGCCGGTTTCAACGTAAACTGGCGAGACGGTACTTGAGTCAACATGACGCCGGGATTGCTGACGAG
This genomic window from Syngnathoides biaculeatus isolate LvHL_M chromosome 23, ASM1980259v1, whole genome shotgun sequence contains:
- the LOC133496833 gene encoding cytochrome P450 2K1-like — translated: MGIADIFLQPGGGFASLLAATFILLLVYALSSALSSDETANEPPGPRPLPVLGNLLQLDLKRPYKTLVEMSKKYGPVFTVYLGSKKVVVLAGYKAVKEALVNHAEEFGDRDILRIVKQYNDGHGVIWSNGESWKEMRRFTLTNLRDFGMGKKACEDKIIEECQHLLEVFRNFRGEAFDTTQPINYAVSNIICSIVYGNRFDYKDPEFNAMVDGMNRKIQLVGSPSAQVYNLFPWLGKRLSQNKEFFKLTADYGRKNLEIFSRLRESLNPLACRSLVESFFVRKQHLEESGITNSYFHDENLMWTVQNLFAAGTDTTAATLRWSLLLMAKYPDIQEKVHEELSRVIGDRQVHVEDRKNLPFTDAVIHETQRLANIAPIAIPHRTSQDVTFRGYFIKKETTVYVLLTSVLHDESEWEKPHSFHPDHFLDKDGKFVKNDAFMPFSAGRRACLGESLARMELFLFFVTLLQHFNFRPPLGVSENHLDLTPRVGFTLSPTKHMLRAL